Proteins from a single region of Diorhabda sublineata isolate icDioSubl1.1 chromosome 2, icDioSubl1.1, whole genome shotgun sequence:
- the LOC130453271 gene encoding uncharacterized protein LOC130453271, with translation MALPTAILLSGIDTTQLEEIADKIETTNDLQHGLDDLKKGKGVTALPFVKTRNSDSGIGSSDSEVSRTPSPYNINLINEIEEKNKIDLVNTVAKKEEGDNNVLNEDDNASETSSDYCPDIPMDSVEWMTAINNSADKLIYCMNVIDRLESKFAMFSQSNCPQGHIYSPLDPKIIYDNRDILDLASNLRRNVWQSPLAHAQADATTKFQNEPIAKEMASPRTTEKCKIEDCNYNEPIYD, from the exons ATGGCTTTACCGACGGCAATCCTTTTATCTGGAATCGATACAACACAACTCGAAGAAATCGCCGACAAAATCGAAACGACCAACGACCTTCAACATGGACTCGAcgatttaaaaaaaggaaagggTGTAACGGCGCTTCCTTTCGTAAAAACTCGTAATTCGGACAGTGGAATCGGCAGTTCGGATTCCGAAGTTTCTCGCACTCCTTCTCCTTATAATATTAACCTAATTAACGAAATTGaggagaaaaataaaatcgatttggTAAATACTGTCGCGAAAAAAGAAGAAGGTGATAATAATGTGCTTAATGAAGATGATAACGCATCGGAAACTTCGTCTGATTATTGCCCGGACATCCCGATGGATTCGGTCGAATGGATGACAGCTATCAACAATTCCGCcgataaattgatttattgcATGAACGTCATTGACAGATTGGAAAGTAAATTCGCC atgttttctCAATCTAATTGCCCTCAAGGACACATCTACAGCCCTCTGGATCCCAAAATTATTTACGATAACCGGGATATTTTAGATTTGGCATCTAACTTGCGACGTAACGTTTGGCAATCGCCATTAGCGCACGCGCAAGCCGATGCCACTACTAAATTTCAAAACGAACCAATTGCTAAGGAAATGGCGTCTCCGCGTACAACCGAAAAATGTAAAATCGAAGATTGCAACTACAACGAACCTATTTACGATTAA
- the LOC130440681 gene encoding SUN domain-containing ossification factor — MKNDTVTILFKLILYFILTIPYTNTDDETVLSSVNTLILNISNGVYQKNDNSDENASSIASAVELILEPSVNIEESVKVAIDFESLEGQSRPNTENDKSDLPNRVSTDDTPVLLSTESSTVELDQLPDISVVITSQSEEISSKKIVVNENDNIPINISINGTETDIIQNNIELEKNETEVKSEDMPSFSEWAQKRLEEVEKNEQVNSTKGHQTTNGKAQNAKLRWKNYASLDCGAKVVAANPEAVSPGAILSPSSDEYKLNPCTSRIWFVVELCEAIQAKKIDLANYELFSSSPKEFTVSVSERFPTRDWALIGKFTAEDERDIQSFDLDTELFGKYIKVEIKSHYGSEHYCPISLFRAYGASVFEVLQKEDAANVNRPDEDDDDDDEDDEENGLNPTQNDKKNLFSSATDAVMSVVKRAAQILGTKTDEQTPNTKNAASAGALINTCSSPRHVIGCETCDETLFGKIYELLSCKSSEIKRLVGVPSVYDTLTSSSICKKFGYDFKNSTERNHLIKNIETFFPEHYVGAMCNEAAIVENTGVVNVSQLFRNVTSNIPGDNIVDVADTREEVVITERATSIDNTENKTWKYFPADEIKPTKTLTVNENVTKTDTPDGNGTKKDTEIADTYTEGVVGDGGFVNDGYMSTESSDVLDDQFISDFTTEGQNQNFVSSSSANSPQAAKESIFLRLFNRIKALERNMSLSSQYLEELSKRYKKQVEEMREETQKRDELNKQLEERLHKLTTTIENMTAERRTFLAIAYCLLFLGFACCCVCFFCGKRSDCSRDIEKSVEVARRKSVDELKTAHKEEKKRRPSDQVLKIVRYSSLNEDDRLKRIRKKKKKVRHNRSISLDSIKLKNRWQDEKETTPTNKIEEVPVVLDESDNSILDGCKLSKEVDVKSSQIEIESNLTNYTNIISNEPVKKEKKSLKRLLKKVF; from the exons ATGAAGAACGACACAGTGACTATtctatttaaattgattttatattttattcttacAAT ACCTTATACTAATACAGATGATGAAACTGTTTTAAGTTCTGTTAATACTCTTATTCTAAATATATCTAATggagtttatcaaaaaaatgataattctGATGAAAATGCGTCTAGCATAGCATCTGCTGTTGAACTTATTTTAGAACCTAGTGTAAATATTGAAGAGAGTGTTAAAGTTGCCATAGATTTTGAGAGTCTCGAGGGTCAAAGTAGACCCAATACTGAAAACGACAAGTCTGATTTACCAAATAg aGTTTCTACTGATGATACGCCAGTTTTGTTGTCAACAGAAAGCTCGACCGTGGAGTTGGATCAACTCCCGGACATTTCTGTAGTAATAACTAGTCAAAGTGAAGAAATATCTTCGAAGAAGATAGTAGTAAACGAAAACGATAACATTCCAATTAATATTTCCATTAACGGTACAGAAActgatataattcaaaataacatcgaactagaaaaaaatgaaactgaaGTAAAATCTGAGGATATGCCCTCGTTTTCTGAATGGGCGCAAAAAAGGTTGGAAGAGgtggaaaaaaatgaacaggTCAATTCGACTAAAGGTCATCAAACCACTAATG GGAAAGCTCAAAACGCCAAACTCCGTTGGAAAAATTACGCTTCGTTAGATTGCGGAGCGAAAGTGGTGGCTGCGAATCCGGAAGCCGTCAGTCCAGGAGCGATTTTATCGCCTTCGAGCGACGAATACAAATTGAATCCTTGCACGAGTCGCATCTGGTTCGTCGTAGAACTGTGCGAGGCTATACAAGCCAAAAAAATCGACCTCGCCAATTACGAATTGTTCTCGTCGTCGCCGAAAGAATTTACGGTTTCCGTCAGCGAGAGATTTCCCACTCGAGATTGGGCCCTAATTGGAAAATTTACGGCCGAAGATGAAAGAGATATCCAAAGTTTCGATTTAGATACGGAActgtttggaaaatatattaaagtcgAGATCAAATCTCATTACGGGTCCGAGCATTATTGTCCCATTTCCTTGTTTCGGGCATACGGAGCTTCGGTTTTCGAAG TTCTTCAAAAAGAAGATGCCGCCAACGTAAACCGACCGGACGaagacgacgacgacgacgacgaagaTGACGAAGAAAACGGCTTAAATCCAACgcaaaacgacaaaaaaaatctattcagTTCAGCAACGGACGCCGTAATGTCCGTAGTAAAAAGAGCCGCCCAAATATTGGGTACAAAAACGGACGAACAAACGCCCAATACGAAAAACGCCGCTTCGGCAGGAGCCCTAATAAACACCTGCAGTTCCCCGAGACACGTAATCGGTTGCGAAACCTGCGACGAAACCCTATTCggcaaa ATCTACGAATTACTCAGCTGCAAATCGTCGGAAATCAAACGTTTAGTCGGCGTACCCTCCGTCTACGACACCCTGACGTCGTCGTcgatatgcaaaaaattcggctacgatttcaaaaattccaCCGAAAGGAACCATctgataaaaaatatcgaaaccTTCTTTCCCGAACATTACGTCGGGGCGATGTGCAACGAAGCGGCCATCGTCGAAAACACCGGAGTCGTCAACGTCAGTCAATTATTCCGGAACGTAACCTCGAATATACCGGGAGATAATATCGTCGACGTCGCCGATACCAGAGAGGAGGTTGTAATAACGGAACGGGCGACATCTATCGATAATACGGAAAATAAAACGTGGAAATATTTTCCGGCCGACGAAATAAAACCGACCAAGACTTTAACGGTAAACGAGAACGTCACCAAAACAGATACGCCCGACGGAAACGGTACGAAAAAGGATACGGAAATTGCGGATACTTATACGGAGGGTGTCGTTGGCGACGGCGGATTCGTTAACGACGGTTACATGTCGACGGAAAGTAGCGACGTTTTGGACGATCAGTTTATATCGGATTTTACGACCGAAggtcaaaatcaaaattttgttagtTCCTCGTCGGCTAATAGTCCTCAAGCGGCGAAAGAATccatttttttgaggttatttaaTCGGATCAAG GCGCTGGAAAGGAACATGTCGCTGTCGAGTCAGTACTTGGAGGAATTGAGTAAACGTTACAAAAAGCAAGTGGAAGAGATGCGCGAAGAAACCCAAAAGCGAGACGAGCTCAACAAACAACTCGAAGAACGTCTCCACAAATTAACGACCACCATTGAAAATATGACGGCCGAACGAAGGACGTTCCTCGCCATCGCGTACTGTTTACTTTTTCTCGGCTTTGCCTGTTGTTGCGTTTGTTTTTTTTGCGGCAAACGCTCGGATTGTTCGCGAGACATCGAAAAAAGCGTTGAGGTTGCTCGTCGTAAGTCTGTCGACGAATTGAAAACCGCCCATAAAGAAGAGAAGAAACGTCGGCCGAGCGATCAAGTTTTGAAGATCGTTCGTTATTCTTCGTTAAACGAAGACGATCGATTGAAGAGAAtacgaaaaaagaagaagaaagttcGTCATAACCGGTCGATATCTTTGGAtagtataaaattgaaaaatagatgGCAGGATGAGAAGGAAACGACGCCGactaataaaatagaagaagtgCCGGTGGTTTTGGACGAAAGCGACAATTCCATATTGGACGGTTGTAAATTATCGAAAGAAGTCGATGTCAAATCTAGTCAGATTGAAATCGAGAGTAATCTAACGAATTATACgaatattatttctaatgaaCCCGTTAAGAAAGAGAAGAAGAGCTTAAAAAGGctgttgaaaaaagttttttaa
- the LOC130440682 gene encoding eukaryotic translation initiation factor 4E-binding protein Mextli isoform X1, translated as MSSSLSARLKHPKKHELSKSHSQAQLLANKLRQDGVLSTVEDVLQAVDQVAALLSSNLADSHLSYKESVINLCQHLKVYGVYLEILFKEQLDHAFKIFRDKAQDDIQVDVLSRLHLLELIELRAKGWKGTEGMNSYYKKKINQFGSSQVDMTESISSLNESIGTTLTSSPPPLLGPGEVLKPSGKFTKPTRIPGKKYCKDEVVIRNADSGKVMGIKGRRVHMIEELSETIISFQRVNPGAKERLVQITGANEESINHAKQLIEDTIRRNASPVRDPSISTSVGPLTGSSSSINSSASDDSALPNSARASRALMHSLSTNDANLGEYKYTVIVNGCTIKITGDNLDLVRTSKLVLDEYFSGEPIHDVAQFYSFDSLPQPIITEEFPITPLSPPESLPSPEAVHNGQTDGDKIKLRKPRLSIEEIIKNKGNANVEREKEKENTPTKPSNLTYSIEFLANLAMSPLCLTQPIEWERIRNDYPTLVRNVVEYFDAKTYLSTRTTEPTGVLSADDVDPLVFEV; from the exons ATGTCCTCGAGTCTTTCTGCGCGACTTAAACATCCCAAAAAGCACGAACTCTCGAAATCGCACAGTCAGGCACAACTTTTAGCGAATAAACTCCGCCAAGATGGGGTACTATCTACGG TGGAAGATGTTTTGCAAGCGGTTGATCAAGTCGCGGCATTATTGTCTTCGAATTTAGCAGACAGTCATCTTTCTTATAAAGAGAGTGTTATTAATTTATGCCAACATCTTAAG GTATACGGGGtgtatttggaaatattatttaaagagCAGCTCGATCACGCGTTCAAGATATTTCGTGATAAAGCTCAGGACGACATCCAAGTCGACGTGTTGTCTCGTCTCCATTTGTTGGAATTAATCGAATTGCGTGCTAAAGGATGGAAAGGCACCGAGGGAATGAATTcctattataaaaagaaaattaaccAATTCGGTAGTTCACAG GTAGATATGACCGAATCTATATCTAGTTTGAACGAATCTATTGGTACAACTTTGACTTCCTCGCCCCCGCCATTGTTGGGGCCGGGTGAAGTTTTGAAACCTTCGGGTAAATTTACCAAACCTACCAGAATACCTGGTAAGAAATATTGTAAAGACGAAGTTGTTATCAGGAATGCCGATTCTGGGAAAG TTATGGGTATCAAGGGAAGGCGAGTACATATGATAGAGGAATTGAGCGAAActataatttcttttcaaagaG ttaatCCTGGAGCTAAAGAACGATTAGTTCAAATTACCGGCGCTAACGAAGAAAGCATCAA tcACGCGAAACAGTTGATCGAAGATACGATACGGAGGAACGCTTCGCCTGTTAGAGATCCATCGATATCGACGAGCGTCGGTCCTCTGACGGGTTCCAGTTCGAGTATCAATTCCTCGGCATCGGATGATAGCGCGTTGCCGAATTCGGCGCGCGCATCCCGCGCGTTAATGCACAGCTTGAGCACCAACGACGCCAACTTGGGCGAATACAAGTACACGGTCATCGTCAACGGTTGCACCATTAAAATTACCGGGGATAATTTGGATCTGGTTAGG ACGAGTAAATTAGTAttggatgaatatttttctgGTGAACCAATCCACGACGTGGCACAATTTTACAGTTTTGACAGTTTACCGCAACCCATAATAACCGAGGAATTTCCAATCACGCCCCTATCGCCGCCGGAATCTCTACCTTCGCCGGAGGCGGTACACAACGGACAGACCGATGgag ATAAAATCAAATTGCGAAAACCCCGACTCTCTATAGAAGAGATAATCAAGAATAAGGGTAACGCGAATGTCGAAagagaaaaagagaaagaaaataCTCCGACGAAACCTTCGAATCTGACGTATTCAATTGAATTCTTGGCGAATTTAGCCATGTCTCCACTCTGTCTAACTCAACCGATAGAATGGGAAAGAATACGTAACGATTATCCTACTTTAGTGAGAAAC GTCGTTGAATATTTCGACGCGAAGACGTATCTGTCGACGCGAACGACGGAGCCGACGGGCGTCCTGAGCGCCGACGACGTCGATCCTTTAGTTTTCGAAGTTTGA
- the LOC130440682 gene encoding eukaryotic translation initiation factor 4E-binding protein Mextli isoform X3 produces the protein MSSSLSARLKHPKKHELSKSHSQAQLLANKLRQDGVLSTVEDVLQAVDQVAALLSSNLADSHLSYKESVINLCQHLKVYGVYLEILFKEQLDHAFKIFRDKAQDDIQVDVLSRLHLLELIELRAKGWKGTEGMNSYYKKKINQFGSSQVDMTESISSLNESIGTTLTSSPPPLLGPGEVLKPSGKFTKPTRIPGKKYCKDEVVIRNADSGKVMGIKGRRVHMIEELSETIISFQRVNPGAKERLVQITGANEESINHAKQLIEDTIRRNASPVRDPSISTSVGPLTGSSSSINSSASDDSALPNSARASRALMHSLSTNDANLGEYKYTVIVNGCTIKITGDNLDLVRTSKLVLDEYFSGEPIHDVAQFYSFDSLPQPIITEEFPITPLSPPESLPSPEAVHNGQTDGGR, from the exons ATGTCCTCGAGTCTTTCTGCGCGACTTAAACATCCCAAAAAGCACGAACTCTCGAAATCGCACAGTCAGGCACAACTTTTAGCGAATAAACTCCGCCAAGATGGGGTACTATCTACGG TGGAAGATGTTTTGCAAGCGGTTGATCAAGTCGCGGCATTATTGTCTTCGAATTTAGCAGACAGTCATCTTTCTTATAAAGAGAGTGTTATTAATTTATGCCAACATCTTAAG GTATACGGGGtgtatttggaaatattatttaaagagCAGCTCGATCACGCGTTCAAGATATTTCGTGATAAAGCTCAGGACGACATCCAAGTCGACGTGTTGTCTCGTCTCCATTTGTTGGAATTAATCGAATTGCGTGCTAAAGGATGGAAAGGCACCGAGGGAATGAATTcctattataaaaagaaaattaaccAATTCGGTAGTTCACAG GTAGATATGACCGAATCTATATCTAGTTTGAACGAATCTATTGGTACAACTTTGACTTCCTCGCCCCCGCCATTGTTGGGGCCGGGTGAAGTTTTGAAACCTTCGGGTAAATTTACCAAACCTACCAGAATACCTGGTAAGAAATATTGTAAAGACGAAGTTGTTATCAGGAATGCCGATTCTGGGAAAG TTATGGGTATCAAGGGAAGGCGAGTACATATGATAGAGGAATTGAGCGAAActataatttcttttcaaagaG ttaatCCTGGAGCTAAAGAACGATTAGTTCAAATTACCGGCGCTAACGAAGAAAGCATCAA tcACGCGAAACAGTTGATCGAAGATACGATACGGAGGAACGCTTCGCCTGTTAGAGATCCATCGATATCGACGAGCGTCGGTCCTCTGACGGGTTCCAGTTCGAGTATCAATTCCTCGGCATCGGATGATAGCGCGTTGCCGAATTCGGCGCGCGCATCCCGCGCGTTAATGCACAGCTTGAGCACCAACGACGCCAACTTGGGCGAATACAAGTACACGGTCATCGTCAACGGTTGCACCATTAAAATTACCGGGGATAATTTGGATCTGGTTAGG ACGAGTAAATTAGTAttggatgaatatttttctgGTGAACCAATCCACGACGTGGCACAATTTTACAGTTTTGACAGTTTACCGCAACCCATAATAACCGAGGAATTTCCAATCACGCCCCTATCGCCGCCGGAATCTCTACCTTCGCCGGAGGCGGTACACAACGGACAGACCGATGgag GTCGTTGA
- the LOC130440682 gene encoding eukaryotic translation initiation factor 4E-binding protein Mextli isoform X2, with translation MSSSLSARLKHPKKHELSKSHSQAQLLANKLRQDGVLSTVEDVLQAVDQVAALLSSNLADSHLSYKESVINLCQHLKVYGVYLEILFKEQLDHAFKIFRDKAQDDIQVDVLSRLHLLELIELRAKGWKGTEGMNSYYKKKINQFGSSQVDMTESISSLNESIGTTLTSSPPPLLGPGEVLKPSGKFTKPTRIPGKKYCKDEVVIRNADSGKVNPGAKERLVQITGANEESINHAKQLIEDTIRRNASPVRDPSISTSVGPLTGSSSSINSSASDDSALPNSARASRALMHSLSTNDANLGEYKYTVIVNGCTIKITGDNLDLVRTSKLVLDEYFSGEPIHDVAQFYSFDSLPQPIITEEFPITPLSPPESLPSPEAVHNGQTDGDKIKLRKPRLSIEEIIKNKGNANVEREKEKENTPTKPSNLTYSIEFLANLAMSPLCLTQPIEWERIRNDYPTLVRNVVEYFDAKTYLSTRTTEPTGVLSADDVDPLVFEV, from the exons ATGTCCTCGAGTCTTTCTGCGCGACTTAAACATCCCAAAAAGCACGAACTCTCGAAATCGCACAGTCAGGCACAACTTTTAGCGAATAAACTCCGCCAAGATGGGGTACTATCTACGG TGGAAGATGTTTTGCAAGCGGTTGATCAAGTCGCGGCATTATTGTCTTCGAATTTAGCAGACAGTCATCTTTCTTATAAAGAGAGTGTTATTAATTTATGCCAACATCTTAAG GTATACGGGGtgtatttggaaatattatttaaagagCAGCTCGATCACGCGTTCAAGATATTTCGTGATAAAGCTCAGGACGACATCCAAGTCGACGTGTTGTCTCGTCTCCATTTGTTGGAATTAATCGAATTGCGTGCTAAAGGATGGAAAGGCACCGAGGGAATGAATTcctattataaaaagaaaattaaccAATTCGGTAGTTCACAG GTAGATATGACCGAATCTATATCTAGTTTGAACGAATCTATTGGTACAACTTTGACTTCCTCGCCCCCGCCATTGTTGGGGCCGGGTGAAGTTTTGAAACCTTCGGGTAAATTTACCAAACCTACCAGAATACCTGGTAAGAAATATTGTAAAGACGAAGTTGTTATCAGGAATGCCGATTCTGGGAAAG ttaatCCTGGAGCTAAAGAACGATTAGTTCAAATTACCGGCGCTAACGAAGAAAGCATCAA tcACGCGAAACAGTTGATCGAAGATACGATACGGAGGAACGCTTCGCCTGTTAGAGATCCATCGATATCGACGAGCGTCGGTCCTCTGACGGGTTCCAGTTCGAGTATCAATTCCTCGGCATCGGATGATAGCGCGTTGCCGAATTCGGCGCGCGCATCCCGCGCGTTAATGCACAGCTTGAGCACCAACGACGCCAACTTGGGCGAATACAAGTACACGGTCATCGTCAACGGTTGCACCATTAAAATTACCGGGGATAATTTGGATCTGGTTAGG ACGAGTAAATTAGTAttggatgaatatttttctgGTGAACCAATCCACGACGTGGCACAATTTTACAGTTTTGACAGTTTACCGCAACCCATAATAACCGAGGAATTTCCAATCACGCCCCTATCGCCGCCGGAATCTCTACCTTCGCCGGAGGCGGTACACAACGGACAGACCGATGgag ATAAAATCAAATTGCGAAAACCCCGACTCTCTATAGAAGAGATAATCAAGAATAAGGGTAACGCGAATGTCGAAagagaaaaagagaaagaaaataCTCCGACGAAACCTTCGAATCTGACGTATTCAATTGAATTCTTGGCGAATTTAGCCATGTCTCCACTCTGTCTAACTCAACCGATAGAATGGGAAAGAATACGTAACGATTATCCTACTTTAGTGAGAAAC GTCGTTGAATATTTCGACGCGAAGACGTATCTGTCGACGCGAACGACGGAGCCGACGGGCGTCCTGAGCGCCGACGACGTCGATCCTTTAGTTTTCGAAGTTTGA